The following is a genomic window from Trachemys scripta elegans isolate TJP31775 chromosome 7, CAS_Tse_1.0, whole genome shotgun sequence.
ACAAACTCAACTTCCAGAGTTCTGTCCCTTCACATACTTGCCTATTCCACAAGAAGGGAGTGTTTTGTATGTGAAATACATGATTCAATTAAAGTGACccaacagaggaggagaatttGAGGAGCAGATTATGTGAAGTGTTCCGAACTTACCTTGCCTTTCTATTTTGGCTTTTCCAATAGGAACAAGAAAGTCCTTTGATTGAGCTTCTTCTGCCATTTCAAAAGGGACTCCATACATCAATTCATTTTCCAGCATCACAACTGAAAACACATCAAGTGCTTACTTTGGTTAGTTTGATGCACTTCTCcagatgaaattattatacaGCATCATCCAACCTCTCCTCCCTACTCTACCCTCCCCCCAAGTTCCTAAAGTGGTAGGGGGCTCCATTATGCTCAACTCTTGGCTCACTTACAAGAGGGCAAACAAGTGCAATAAAAGCATAGTTTAGGTAGCATGTTTGTATCAGCATGAAATATGACTCAGTTAACTTGAGCAGCTAGTAAGTTTGACTAAATGATCCTGTTTGTTAACacggtaaaaaaaaataaaccaggaGCATTTAAGTTTGGTGATTTGAGATATTCAGTGATAGACAGAAGCCGAAGACCTGATCCAACAACCTTTCCCAGGAGCAGTCCCATTATTCATGTGGGAAAGGATGCAGGAGGCTGGTTCCTTAATAGGGCAATACAGTACCAATTATTTTCCTACTTGGTCACTACAGAAATTAAACATCTGGGTCTCCCTCTAAACTGAATTTAAACAAGAGGACCTAGGGCCAGGAGTTTGTGTAAGATTTCTCCCTTTGGCATAATGGAATTCTCAACAGTAGTAGTTAATAAGCACATTTGTATAGGAGACTGACCTTCTGAGAAAGTTCTGTCCAACACTGTGGAATGAACTAAAATCTATCACAAGCCTTaccactttctgctccaagtgccaGGCACATTATATTAGAAAAAGCAAAGTCAAAGAAAATACATGGTAAtagatatttatatattaaagacatggtaccaaaacaagacattctactgcacatgcttctctctctggggagagaaggagaatcACCACCAAGTCACAGGTGCATAGTCATGTGTGCCTGCTAGCATTAAAGCCACTGTATGGAGCAGCATGCCCCCTTAAAATTCCCAAGTTCATTGTTATGGtgtcagtctttaaaaaaaaaaaaaaaaaaatcaatgcatcAAAGGTGCCCAATACTACAGTGATTTGTGCGGTATGGTTAATGGATAGAGTAACTGACTTTTCTACTCTATAAATGTAGACTCAACAAGATGGCACTACTGAGTTAGTAACTAGCATTTATAACTAGACAAGTTAGAAACCTGTGTATGTGGTTTGTTTTTCTGGGACAGCTCAACTTCAATAGTCTTAATTTTCTGTGAAGTTCTTAAACACATACTGAAGCTGAGCTGGGAAAGGCACAAACTGATCATATAACTTGCCATGAAGTCAGCTGCAGATACTATACGCTAGGAAAAGTGTGCGGAAAGACCCTAATTGCTCTTATAAGGGCATGGAGAATCTTTGCACTAAAGCTGTGATTTTAAACAGCCTAGGTGTTAATTTAATAgttaaatttgcttttaaaaaacatttatttcagagaCTAATTGGAGAGTAAGTTAAGCATCTGGCACTTAAATCATTTGACCATGGTATTTATAAAAAGTTACAGTCACCTGGATTGTCATCCCGAACTGATGCTTTAAGCAGACCTTTAGCATCCTCTGAACTCCAAGGGCTGACTACTTTCAGTCCAGGACAATGCCCATACCaagcagcaaagcactgtgaaTGTTGTGCtcctactccagctgaggcaccGTTGGGACCTCTGAAGACAACTGGGACAGGCACCATGCCTGCAGACATGTAAAGTGTCTTGCCAGCAGAATTTATAACTTGATCAATTGCTTGCATGGAGAAGTTGAAGGTCATGAACTCACAAATCGGCCTCAACCCAGCCTGTTAAATTAAGACAGTTAAACTAGTGTTAACTGCTAATATAGCTATCATAATAGCAAGGTATTTTGCATTTAACATTTTTctgttaaatggattaaacagAGAGAAAACCGATCACACTTCAAAAAGTCAGAAGTTACTTACCATAGCAGCACCTACAGCAATTCCTGTAAAGcccatcttaaaaagaaaaaaactaaggATGAGTATGACTTCCAAAagacaggggagggggtggggagagattaaCAAAATTCTAATTTATTCATACCTCTGATATAGGAGTATCTATTATTCTCTTGTCTCCATATTTCTTCCAGAGACCTCTGCTAATCTGCAATTAGCAAAGACAAATTGGGTTGCTAAGATTAGATTTCCAAATGTTAGTTAATTAAGTTCATAAACATGAGTCTACTCACCTTGTATGCACCATCATATTGGGCGACTTCCTCTCCCAACAAAAATACTCTCTCATCCCTCTCCAGCTCCTCATCTAATGCCTGATTCAATGCATCACGGACCGTCACCTGATAAAGACGGGTTAACTGTTCAGGGCAAGTATTTTACAGCATAAAAAACGAGTCTCTGGTGAAAAGCCCCAGCGGCGCTCGGTATACACTGACAGCAGTCACAGCTACCGAACGAGGCACAAGACAACGATTTGAAATAAGCGAGGGGCGGTTCTAGGAAAGCACCACATGCCGCCTTCTCCCCGGGAGAGGGGGTGAAAACAGAGGGCGTCACTTGGCCCTTTGGAGCAGTGTTTATTCGGACCGTGTCACGGCGCCTCAGACAAGTGACAGGCGGACTCGCAGCCTGCCTGCCCCGGTGGGGAGGACGGGGGGAGATGGGCGCCCCCCCATTCCGGCCCCACAGGCTCCGCCCCCCCGGTCCCGGCCCGTTCCCACCACCCCGCCCTCGAGCTTGGGcagctgccccgccccctccccggcgggggggggggggggttgtgggggtgcagggggggcgcccccccccccgctccgtgACCCCGTTACCTGGACGGCCGCCGGCGCGGAGCCGTGAATCCCGCTGCGCAGCTGCAGCCGCCGCCCCAGGCCCTGCGGAGAGACGGGCACAAGCGTTAACACGGAGCCGGGGGAGCGTGAGGCGGGCGGGGGCAGCCGGCCCGACCCGACCCTACCCTACCTGCTGGGGCCCGCACCGCACCAGCCTCCTCAGTGCCCCTGCGGCAGCCGCCATCTTGCCCCTGCCCTCTACCTGTCGGCCCCACACGTCACTGCGTAACAGCGTGTCTGTCCAATCAGAGCTGGGACCGCCCCCTCACTGCCAGGCAGCCGGGCGCAGGGGGCGGAGCTACCCACTATTATCGCGAGAAGAGACAGAAGCGGCCCTAGGGGTTGTCTTTGCCTCGCTTCCGCCCTTCAGTACATTGAGCGCGTTCAGCGAATCCGCGGGCCGAACGTCCTCTTGCCCGGCGGCTATGGTGAGCCGCTTGGACCAAAACTAGTACGAAGGCGCCATCCTTTACAGCTTTGCCTTCCCTGGAGGGCAGGCGCCTATGGCAGACttgtctccagctgctgctgtcactcAGACTTCGCTTGTTTGGCCTGACGTTGGCCAGGCTGGGTGCTGCTTCCAGCTGGTTGTGGTTATGTTGGGAGGGGCGAAGGGGGATTTCAGACTGGTGGGTgcaggtgcttctgaaaatgaagCTGGGGAACGTTTGTTATTCTTGACCACGTAACAAAATTCTTGAGTCAATGTTTTTCGTTCAGAGGCGCCTGTGAAACTTAGCAGGGATGTGCCTGTGCAAATCTGCCAATCTGCCCCCgttataaggcctggtctacactgcggggagaggggcagggagataTCGATCtcagttacacaacttcagctatgttcgACGTACTTAAACCTAGTTGAACCTAGTCAcggcggtgtcttcactgcggtgagttgactgctgccgctcccccgtcgattccacctgcgcctctcgcagcggtggagtataggagtcgacaggagagcgctcggggatcaatttattgcgtctagtctagacgcgataaacagacccccgctggatcaatcgctgcctgccgatccggcgggtagtgtagacataccctaagcctcTGGGGTTACGATAGGGGTTGCAATGGGACTGAGGTTAGCGATGGTCCTTACTGTCTGTGGGAGCTCGTTCCACACTCTGCTGGCCCTTGAGAAAGGGCCCATGGGCTTCGTTCTTGTAGTAGCAGAACGTTCCATTAGCCTAAAGAAGCAGAGCTGCAGGCCACAGGTCTCACTCCAGAAGATGAGTGCGTCACAAGGCACTTGCATCCCACTGCCCAAAGTTCAGCTGGTACTGGGGAGACTCTGGTAGTTGCCTTGCACAGTTCTGGCTGTTGTGCTGCGTCACAGTGTTTGGGTGTGGTGGCAGACAGTGAAGTCACAAGATCCCAATACTTGCACCAACACACACTAATGGCGTTTCCAGACACCACCCTGGAGCCAGGGTGTGTCTTCTGTGTCATACAGTGCCTATGCTGCTCCACTGGGATACCGTCTCCATgtgatgtagctatgctggcCCCAGAGCTCCAAAAGTTAAGTTAATGAGATGGGATAGATCCATCGAAATGGGGCTGGATCTGTGTACCCAAAGCAGGGGTCAGACTGGAAAAATCAGTGCTGGCAACACTCTTTAGAtgaagcctatacaggaaggatgggctctacctaaaccaaaatggaaccagattgctggcacttaaaaaggtcatagagcagtttttaaactaatggctggcagacacatagattaacataatttgttggggaagagtcaacatgctttatgtaaagggaaatcatgcctcaccaatctactagaattctttgaggggggtcaacgagcatgtggacaagggggatccagtggatatagtgtactaagatattcagaaagcctttgacaaggtccatcaccaaaggctcttaagcaaagtaagctgtcatgggataagagggtcctctcatggattggtaactggttaaaatataggaaacaaagcataagaataaatgatcagttttcagaatggagagagataaatagtggtgtcccccaggggtctgtactgggaccagtcctattcaacatattcataaatgatctggaaaaaggggtaaacagtgaggtggcaacatttgcagacaatacaaaattactaaagatagttaggACCCCGGCAGAccgcgaagagctacaaaaggatctcagaaactgggtgactgggcaacaaaatggcagatgaaagtcaatgttgataaatgcaaagtaatgcacattggaaaacataatcccaactatccatataaaatgatggggtctaaattagctgttacccctgaagaaagagatcttggagtcattgtggatagttctctgaaaacatccactcaacgtgcagcagcaatcaaaacagcaaacagaatgttgggagtcattaagaaagggctagatcaggggtaggcaacctatagcacgcgtgccgaaggtggcactcaagctgattttcagtggcactcacactgcccaggtcctggccactggtccagggggctctgcattttaatttaattttaaatgaagcttctttaaacattttaaaaaccttatttactttacatacaacaatagtttagttatatattatagacttatagaaagagaccttctaaaaacgttaaaatgtattactggcacgcgaaaccttaaattggagtgaataaatgaagactcggcacagcacttctgtatgcatccgaagaagtgggctgtagtccacgaaagcttatgcactaataaatttgttagtctctaaggtgccacaagtactcctgttcttctttttgcggatacaaactaacacggctgttactctgaaacacttctgaaaggttgccgacccctgggctagataataagacagagcATATCATAtcgctgctatataaatccatgcacATCTTGAATACTTGAATGCAGATGAGTCAATctgtctcaaaaaagatgtattggaattggaaaaggttcagaaaagggcaacaaaactgattaggggtatggaacagcttccgtctgaggagagatgactaaaactgggacttttcagcttggaaaagagatgactaagcatGGATAGGATTGAAATCTATCAAATCATGACTGgtctggagaaagtaaagaagtgTTCTTTACTTGTTCTGATAACACAAGAAccggggtcaccaaatgaaatcattaggcaccaggtttaaaaccaaccaaAGGACGTCTTTCTTCACACcgtgcacagttaacctgtggaactcctcgccaGAGGCTGTTTAGCAGACCCCAGTGGTGGTGTACGAA
Proteins encoded in this region:
- the PDHB gene encoding pyruvate dehydrogenase E1 component subunit beta, mitochondrial; the protein is MAAAAGALRRLVRCGPQQGLGRRLQLRSGIHGSAPAAVQVTVRDALNQALDEELERDERVFLLGEEVAQYDGAYKISRGLWKKYGDKRIIDTPISEMGFTGIAVGAAMAGLRPICEFMTFNFSMQAIDQVINSAGKTLYMSAGMVPVPVVFRGPNGASAGVGAQHSQCFAAWYGHCPGLKVVSPWSSEDAKGLLKASVRDDNPVVMLENELMYGVPFEMAEEAQSKDFLVPIGKAKIERQGTHVTLVSHSRSVGHCLEAAAVLVKEGVECEVINLRTIRPMDVESIEASVVKTNHLITVEGGWPQFGVGAEICARIMEGPAFNYLDAPAVRLTGADVPMPYAKILEENCLPQVKDIIFAVKKVLNI